ATAACAAATCCAAATCAAATAGGAAACATCCCCATCCAAAGCCGGCTTCAGCCGGACTCAAAAACGCAAACTCAAAAATTATAAATTGGAAACGCAAACCAAAAAAACCGACCATGAATAAACCCCACCCTATAACTAGGAATGGGTTTCAACCCATTCCGTAAATAATTATATTCCGTAAAATGAATCCATCCCAATCATTACGTATTCCAATCATCCAGTTGAAGCAGTATGCAATTAAAAAATCCGAATCAAATAGGAAACATCCCCATCCAAAGCCGGCTTCAGCCGGACTCAAAAACGCAAACTCAAAAATTATAAATTGAAAACGCAAGCCAAAAAACCGACCATGAATAAACCCCACACTATTACTAGGAATGGGTTTCAACCCATTCCGTAATTAATCCATTCCGTAAATAACCCATTCCGTGAATTCAACCCATTCCGTAAATAATTTCATTCCGTAAAATGAATCCATCCAAATCATTGGGTATCCCAATTTTCCAGCTTAAGCTGTAAGCTATTAAGAAATCCGAATCAAATAGGAAACATCCCCATCCAAAGCCGGCTTCAGCCGGATCCAAAAACGCAAACTCAAAAATTATAAATTGAAAACGCAAGCCAAAAAAACCGACCATGAATAAACCCCACCCTATAACTAGGAATGGGTTTCAACCCATTCCGTAAATCAACCCATTCCGTAAATCAACCCATTCCGTAAATAACCCCATTCCGTAAATTCAACCCATTCCGTAAATCAACCATCCCGTAAATCAACCATTCCAAAAAAAAATAATTCCATTCCGTAAATCTAACTTGGAATCTAAATATACTTTCATAAGCAACAAGTAAGCTCGAAGTAATTCTTTGAGGCACTAATTGGTTGTCCTCTGTCGAAGAGATTTTATTTTAAAATAATAAATACAAATCTGGATATTTTTTAAATCTAAAAGTTGAACACGAATATAATATTCGCATTTATACTTTATTTTTTTCAAAATGCATAAAAATGCTTCCGATTGTCAATTAGAAGCACCCACTTATCAATTGGAATCCAATTAGCCTATAGCAGATCATGACATAACTTTGTAGCTTTACGGGCAATGAGTTTTGCTTCACTTATTTTAGACTTGCGCACTTTAATTATCGGCTTTTATGGGCTTTTTATAATCCCTGTTCAACTTTTGTCGCAAGTCGACAATGCGAGTTTTCAACATTTGAATATTGAAAATGGGCTTTCCAACAATACAATTAATAGTATCGTTCAGGATGATGAAGGATACATTTGGATTGCAACCAACGATGGTTTAAACAAGTTCAATGGATATACATCAAAGTTATTTTATCCCAATAAGCTTGATTCCAACAACATCGTAAATACCAGTCTAGGATGCTCATTTAAAGATTCCAAAGGGAGGTTATGGTTTGGGGCAAATGGTTTGATTCTTTGTGATCCTGTTAATGAAAGTTTCACCACATACAAATATATTGCTGGGAATACCAGAAGCATTCCCAGTAATGATGTCTTTTGTATCATTGAAGATGAGCATTTAAATATTTGGGTAGGAACGCGCAGTGGATTGGTGAGGTTTGACGAGGTCCAACATGATTTTACCAGATTTTACAATGATACCATTGGTAATACATATGAAATTTATAGCAGGAATAGAATTATTGATATGGTTTCCGATCGCAGTGGAAATTTGTGGTTGGCCACACTTGCCGGCTTATATCAATTCTCGCTGACAGGTAAACATTTTACACCTTTCCTTTTGAATCCGAAGCAAACTAAATCGCGCACTGCAAATCAAAGTAAGTACTTATGTATTGACCAATGTGGCACGATCTGGATCAATTATTATGAAAGTGGACTGTACCGCTTTGATGTGTATTCTAAAAAATATACAAAGGTCATTTTCTCTGATGAAAATATGAACCAGGCTGCGCTCAGAATGAATTCGATCATCTGCGATTCCAAAAATAATATTTGGATCGCGAGCTCTTTTAACGGATTAATTTATCGCGATTCAAAGCTAAATGTTTGGAAACATTATCAGCATGATGTTTTCAATTCTAAAAGCCTAGCAGAAAATAAATTGATCAGTTTATATGAAGATCGGTCTGGAATGATATGGGTCGGGACCGCAAGTAAGGGTGTTGATCGAATTCCTGAAGTGCGTGAGAATTTTATGAATTTCATGCTTCAACCGGGTAAACTTCATTCTCTTTGTGAAAATGATATAAGTTGTTTTCATGAGGATAAAAACCATAATTTATGGATGGGTAGCAAAAGCGGACTCATGTTTTATAACAGAGCGCTCAACACATTCAAATGTTACAAGCACGATATTAAAAATTCCAATTCCCTTACTGATAATTGTATTTACAGTATTGACATAGATTCGATGGATAACCTTTGGATTGCAACTGAGAATGGCCTTAACTATTTTGAGCCTGATCTGAATCGATGGACCCGGTATCCATACCAGGAGGAAAACGTGAATGGAATTGCAAGCAGACTGGTGTTAGATGTGAGAATCAGAAAGAATGGTGAAGTGTGGTTGGCTACCGCTGAATTAGTTTGCCGTTTTGTGCCGAAGTCAGGAACATTCGAAAACAGGCATAATACTCCGGCTATTGAAAATTTACACCATGCTTTTTATGCAACTCTTTTTGAAGACCGTCAACAATCAATGTGGGTATCTACAACCAAATCTGGATTTTTTAAGTTAGATGATCAGTTTAATCTGATAAGTTCTTATAGAAAATCAGGAGGTTTTCATGCGAATACGGTGCACCAATTTGAAGAGGATTCTTCCGGTACATTGTGGATGGCATCTGATATGGGTGTTTATTACAAAAAAAGCGGAGAAGAAACAGTACGGAAATTGAAAAGTACAAATGCTGTTTTAAACGGCGATATAAAATCGATCGTCTTAGATGAAGATGGTAAGTTTTGGGTCGGCACCTTATCGGGTTTAGTGCATTTTACTTTGGATCAAAACATGAATATTCTAAGCTTAAGAATTTTCACTGATAAAGATGGATTGCAAAGTAAGGCGTTTAATACATTCGCTGGAATCCGTTTGGCTTCAGGCGAACTCTGTTTTGGGGGGATCAATGGTTTTAATATTTTTAATCCTTCCACTATTAGATACAATTCATTTTTACCGCCAATTAAATTTGCCAGTTTTAAATTGCAAAATCGGGATACTCCAGTGGCGGATTTTATCGGAAATGGAACAAGCCTCAATCTGAATTATGATCAGAATGATTTTTCCTTTGAGATGACAGCGCTGAATTATAATAATCCTGCTAAAAATCAATTTGGCTATCAGCTTATTGGATATGATAAGAAGATCAACTATAACGCCGGGAATAGAATGGGTCAATATTCAAATGTTCCTCCCGGAAATTATCAGCTGAAAATCCTGGGATCCAATAATGATGGGATGTGGAATGCAGAAGGAGCCATATTAAATTTAACAATCCATCCACCTTATTGGAAGACCATTTGGTTCAGAATATTCATTGTTTTACTGATAGGATTGTCTGGATCGGTACTATATTCTCAAAAAATAAAAACAATTCAAAAACAAGAAAAAGAAAAAGCAGAAGTTGAGAAAAAAATTGCAGAGGCAAAATCTATAGCCTTGAGAGCTCAGATGAATCCCCATTTTATTTTCAATTCTATGAATTCCATTCAGCATCTGATCTCTGAATCTGCCAAAGAAGACGCGCATAAGTATTTATCCAAGTTTTCAAAATTGATGCGCTTGGTACTTGAAAATTCCAGTAAAACACATATTACAATAGCATCGGAAACGGAAATGTTGAAATTATATCTTGAAATGGAGTCATTGCGTTTTGCCAATAAATTCACTTATCATATTCAGATTGGAGATGATATGGACTTAGCTGAAGCAGAGATTCCTTCAATGTTGTTGCATCCATTTGTCGAAAACGCAGTGATTCATGGTTTACTCAATAAGTTGGAACCGGGGCATCTCAACATTTCTATCAACCGGCAATCTGGTCAACTCATCTGTATCATTGAAGACAATGGAATTGGCCGTGCTGCCGCCGGAGAAATTAAAAAAAGGAAAGTGAACGCGCACCATTCGCTGGGCTTACAGGTAACCGAAGATAGGATCAAAATGATGGAGACAATCACAAATAAAAAAGCGCAAATTAAAATTGAGGATTTGAAAAATGAAGATGGAATTCCTGCGGGAACGCGGGTCGTTATTGAAATGCCTGTTGAATTCATGTCATGATTCGAGCTATATTAATTGATGATGAACCCAGAAGTTTAAAATTGCTGGTTAATTTAATCGGGGAGTATTGTCCTCAAGTTAAATTGTTGGGAATAGCTACAAAGGTGGAGGATGCTTTTTTATTAATTCAAAACAATTTACCAGACGTCATTTTTTTGGATATTGAAATGCAGCGGGAAACGGGTTTTGATTTATTAAACCGCTTTTCAAAAATCCAGTTTGAAATCATATTTACAACTGCATTTGAACATTATGCTTTAAAGGCTATTAAGTTTTCGGCTCTGGACTATCTTTTGAAACCTATAGACATCGAAGAACTCAAACTTGCGGTGGCAAAGGTCGAACAAAACGGTCAACATCAAAAGATGAACAAGCGTTTGGAAACTTTTATGCAAAATATGCAGCTTGCGAAAACCGACCACTACCAATTGGCCTTACCTTCGTCTGATGGTTTGAACTTTATTCAAATTCAGGATATCTTATACTTGAAATCGGACCGACAATACACTATTTTCTATACTAAAACTGGTGAGAAAATAGTGACATCCAAAAACCTCGGAGAATATGAAGACCTCTTGAAGGATTTTAATTTTTTCAGGGTACATCATTCCTCCCTGATCAACCTCAATGAAGCTAAAAAGTATCTTCGCGGTGAAGGGGGTTCTGTCATTATGAGCAATGGCCAGGAGATCGAAGTTTCAAAACGAAAGAAAGAAAAATTTCTGAAGCAATTTGCCAAAAAGTAAAAATTCATCTCATTTCTTTCCAGTTGTACAACAGTCTTTACCACTTGTCAATTCAAGTTTGACGAATCCATTTTAATGTGGATGTTTGCTGTGGGATTCATCTTTCAAGCAATCACAGCTGAATTGGAATATGGAGATTGGAAATCATACTTAAGATCAATGAAAAAGAATGAATCCTCTAACCTTGCCATATTTTTTTCTTGTATTTATTTATTCACTTTAAATATGGAATTATGAAGAAATTATTTTTTGCATTATTTATTTTAGTTTTAGACAAAAGTGCTCAGGCACAGAATTTCAATCCCGATCTGGCACTTAAATTACAAAACAAGCTAAATGAACTGGTTGCCGGGAATCCAATTACAAAAGGGGTTTCGGCCGGTGTTTATGTTCCGGGTCAGGGCATGTGGACCGGGGCGAGTGGTGTGTCTTTTGCAGGGCAAGCTCTTACTACCGATATGAAATTAGGCCTGGCCAGTAATAGCAAATTATTTACGGCCGTGGTCATGCTTGTGTTAGCTGAGAAAAATATAATAACGCTGGAAGACAAACTCAGCAAATGGCTACCGACTTATAAAAATGTAGATCCAAATATTACCATTCGGCAACTGCTCAACCATACCAGTGGTGTTGAAGATATGTTCAGTACACAGGCGCAAATAGATTCCATTTTTAAAAATCCAAGTCGAAAATGGACACCACAAGAAGTTCTTTCGTGGATTGGCCCCAAAAAATTTGCGCCGGGAGCAGGTTTCTATTATTCGAATACAAATTACATCCTGGCCGGGATGGTAGCTGATAAGGCTACCGGAAAGCACATTTCAAAATTGATCCGGGAGTATATACTTACACCATTGCAAATGAACAACACATATTATGATCTGGAAGAAGCCATTCCGGGAGTCATTGCCCACAGATGGTATAATTCAATTGATTATCACGATACTTCTCTGGTTTCTTTGCACTCAGCAGTTGGTGCAGCGGGATCTTTATTTTCAACGCCTTCAGATATGCTCATGTGGTATTCTAAATTGATGAATGGCGAAGTCATCAATTCAAATTCTTTAGCCCAAATGACGGATTTTAAATCTCCTGGAAATTATGGCCTGGGTATTAGTAAAATTTTGTTGGCTGCTTTTAATAAATCCGTTTGGGGTCATGGCGGAAATACAATAGGTTACAGAACGAGAATGATTTACGACCCATGCATGAAAGTGATTGCATGCGGATTGTCAAATTCAAATCCATCAGGCGTAGATGGCGTCACTGCAATACTTTATCAGGTGCTTTTTGAAAACCTTCCGGCTTGTGCAGGCGCTATTTCAGGAAATGCCACGGTTTGTCAGGGGCAAAGTTTCATTACGTATACCGTTCCTGCTATCCTCAATGCTACAAGTTATATCTGGACGCTTCCAAACGGATTTACAGGAAGTAGTTCAACAAATAGCATTACGGTAAAAGTAAACAACACTGCGGTCTCAGGTAAAATTGTAGTGGTAGGCAAGAATGTATATGGAGAGGGAGCCGCTTCCACATTGAATATTACCGTAAATCCAATGCCTTTGGCATATATCACATCAGACGGCTCGTCCAATATTTGCGTTGGCGGAACGATGAACCTCACTGCAAATACGACAGCAAGCATTTATTCCTGGAATACAGGTGCAACAACAAAAACAATAAATATTTCTAAAGGCGGAACCTACAATCTGACGGTGACCAATGGATTTGGATGCAAGTCAATGCCAGCATCTATTGTGATTCAAGTGATGAATGTGCCGGGAATTCCCGGAAATATTTCAGGTAACCTGTATTCCAATTGTATGGCCACTACAGTTTTTAAAATTAATAAAGTAGCCAATGCAAGTTCGTATACATGGGCTACAGATATTGCGGGTGCGGTAGTAACTAAAGTTCCAAATTCTTCAGACACCGCTGCGAGTATTAGTTTTCCGGTATTTTCAAGCGGCAGCATTCAGGTCACTGCAAAAAATATTTGCGGATCGGGCAAAGTTAAAAACTTGACGGTCTATGGAATTCCAGCAGCTGCTAATAAGATTTTCGGAAAATTAAATCCATGCGTTGGTGCTACCCAGAATTATTATATTGCAAATATCCCGGGTGCAATAAAGTATCATTGGACAGTACCACCGGGCACCACTATCATTAGTGGAGCAACCACCAATGTCATTAAAGTTTTGATCGGAAATCAAGGCGGTGACATCACCGTTAAGGTTGAAAATGCATGTGGCCTTGGCTTGCAAAAGAAAATAACGATTTCAACGCCTTGTCAGTTACAACCCGAAGCAATTAAGACTGCTAGCCTACTTTCTATTTTCCCTAATCCGTTTTATGATATTTTTTCAATAGAAATGAATCATTCTTTTTCAACTACAGGCATCGTCCAAATTTCTGATATTCATAGTAAAATCATTTGGTCAAAAGAGTACGCTGTAAACGAAGGCTACAATGTTTTTTCTGTAGACATGAGCCATTTGAAGAGCGGATTATATACCTTGATTTATATTACGCCAGAAAATATGAAAAGTATTCGGATTGTAAAGAATGAATAGTTTTTAAAAACTATTCATGATGTAAAATAGAATTTTCAAGAAGGGACTTTGATTGAAATGCGCTCAAATAAAATCTAATATTTTTTAAGAGTTTACATTTCTAATCAAAGTCCTTTTCTTTTCTTAAGATAAAATTTAACTACAACCGGCTTTAGCCGGATTCATTAAAGTTAACCATTCATGCATATTGGATTCAAGAATTAATAATCTTTGATCAATATTAGTGCAACCCCATTCTTTAAAACAAATGGTGCTATTTATAAAGCTAAAAATTCTAGATTTCTCAGCCGGCTTCAGCCGGATCCAAAAACGCAAACCCAAAAATTATAAATTGGAAACGCAAACCAAAAAATTCGACCATGAATAAACCCCGCCCTATAACTAGGAATGGGTTTCAACCCATTCCGTAAATAATCCATTCCGTAAATAACCCCATTCCGCAAATTCAACCCATTACGTAAATAATTATATACCGTAAAATGAATCCATCCCAATCAGTACGCATCCCAATTTTCCAGTTGAAGCTGTAAGCTATTAAGAAATCCGAATCAAATTGGAAACATCCCCACACAAAGCCGGCTTCAGCCGGATCCAAAAACGCAAACCCAAAAATTATAAACAGAAAACGCCACCCCAAAAACCGACCATGAATAAACCCCGCCCTATAACTAGGAATGGGTTTCAACCCATTCCGTAAATAATCCATTCCGTAAATAACCCCATTCCGTAAATAACCCCATTCCGTAAATAATTATATTCCGTAAAATGAATCCATCCCAATCATTACGTATCCCAATTTTCCAGCTGAAGCTGTAAGCTATTAAGAAATCCGAATCAAATTGGAAACATCCCCACCCAAAGCCGGCTTCAGCCGGACTCAAAAACGCAAACCCAAAAATTAAAAATTGGAAACGCAAACCAAAAAATTCGAGCATGAATAAACCCCGCCCTATAACTAGGAATGGGTTTCAACCCATTCCGTAAATAATCCATTCCGTAAATAACCCCATTCCGCAAATTCAACCCATTACGTAAATAATTATATACCGTAAAATGAATCCATCCCAATCAGTACGCATCCCAATTTTCCAGTTGAAGCTGTAAGCTATTAAGAAATCCGAATCAAATTGGAAACATCCCCACCCAAAGCCGGCTTCAGCCGGACTCAAAAACGCAAACCCAAAAATTAAAAATTGGAAACGAAAACCAAAAAAACCGACCATGAATCAACCCCGCCCTATAACTAGGAATGGGGTTTCAACCCATTCCGTAAATAATCCCATTCCGCAAATAATTATATTCCGTAAATCAACCCATCCACCAAATAACCCAATGCACATCCTAAAAATAACTCTTCTGAACTTCTCTAGGCCGCACTATCGGAGTTTTTGGGGTAAATGAAATATCCATAAATTTTATGTTGCCGTCGGGTGTAATTTCCAGCATGACCGATTGGTAGGGTTTAAATTCGATTTTAATATTTTGTGTTTTTCCGTTCGCTGAAATTTTATAATCCATGATTTTCGATTCCGTTACTAACGATTGTCCGGAATAGACCGGATATTGCAAATTCTTTGAAGGCCATTGTGCTAAAAATAAATACTTGGTTCCGTCTTTTGTAGTTCGGCACCAGTATTCCGGTAAACTGTTGCCTTGAATGAGTGCTTGTTTATTATAGTTTTGTTCAAAATTTGAGAAAACATTTTCTAATTCATAAAGTTGTTTGAGCATTTTGGAAAATGCAGATGATTTGGATAGACCTGGTTGTGCTGGCGTTTGTTTGATACATATGGGCAGACCTTTTTGAGCCAATTGCAAAACCCTTTTTAACGCACGAATGTCCATATATTTGACATCAATGTACAAAAGTGAAAAATGAGCATCTCCAACTAACAACTGTTTGTTTTTTAATTTTGCCGTTTCCAAAAAATGTCTGTTGATCCACATTGGATGATAGCCGGCAACTTCTTCAGGAGTATGAACATACCGCATTTCATATTCACCCCAGACCCAAACCCGTTGGCGCTCCTTCGGTAAAGGACCCTTCATTACTGCATCTTCATAGGGAATGTACACCGCAACATCCGTATATGTTTTTCCCTTTTGCAAAATACCCGACACTTTTTCTACATAGGCATTGAATGCCGGTAATTCTTCCGTCAGACTTCCTCCGGGACCGATATAACAGGTGGCAAAGAAATCAATGGTATCTGAACCTTTTGGGTTAAAAGGCATTCCGCAATAAATATGATGATTGATCCCATTGGCAAATAAAGCATCGGCAACCATTTTTAAATCTGCAGTTTGCTCTTTACGAAGATACGTATTAGGAAACCCATACATACAGGTAAAGGATTCACACGAAACTACTTGTTTAGAAGCTAAACATCCGGCTGAGCTCACAATTTTAGAATAATTCGGATCGTTTAACATCGCTTCAGATTCCGGGATATCCGGTAGGGCATAGGTCGTCATGATGTCTGCCGGCGCGCCCAGACATTGTACCCGCGACCAGGCACCTATTTCTTTGCACTTATTTACATAAGGAATGTAAAATCCTTTGGTTACATATTCATCAAGCAACATCATATAATCGTAACGTACATCGGGAAAAGAATCCAGTCCCATATCCATATATGGAATGATGTCATAGCCAAATTTTTCTTTAAATGTTTTATCAAAACCCGGAGTCCATAATTTATTTGTCTTATTGAGCTTAATTTCCCATGAATCGGTAAACAATACTGTTTTAGCTCCTTTTAAGATATCTTTAAAAGCCCTTTGTATGGGCTCTGCAAAAATTTCAAATGCTTTTGGATCCATGTGATTGATGACGCGCATATTTTCAGGCCACGACCATGAAAACGTTAGCAACTGGCTAAAGGAAGTATCGCCATAAATTTGAGTGCCATACTGTTTTTCAATATTATGTCCGGCAACAGGCCAGGCACTTCCAAAAGTGAAATCACAAGCCATTCCAATCGTATCTGCATAGCGTTTTGTGTAGGCAACAATTTCAATCCATTCTTTACTCAACCATTTTTGCGCACTGGTATCGACCGGGTAATGGCGATTGAAATCTCTTTGATACCAGAATTGATATCGGTGTAAGGGAAATAACCATGCAATTTCGAGTCCGCCAAAATTGTTTTCTTTTGCCCAATCCAATTGATATTTGACGTCGCGTTCTTTAATTTCGGTTGCAAACCAAAACCAGCGAGCCATGGGTTTTGAGGATTGGTAATAGGAATTCGGTGGCCTTGACCTATTGGATTCAGCTGGCTTTACAAATGCTGAAATCCCGGGCAATAAATACAAGCTTAGAAAAATAATCTGTAACATACTCATTATGCAATGATAACAAATATGCATTATTTGTACAAGAATTGTTTATTGGATTTGTATTACAGATGCTTGACTCTAATGATTAAGCTTTACTTTTGTGCCCGGATGTTTTTTAATTTTTGAAACCGGGAAGTTTTCTTTTTGCAAATCATGAAATTAAACTTGACTACAGTTTTAGTTCTATTTCTGACCGCACTTTTGGGCTGGTTTTTGGGTTTTATTAAAATCCCATACCTACAAGTGAAATATACTTTTTACCTGGGATTTGTCGCCGGACTGGTGTTGCTTACTCTCTTCCTAATTATTTTAAATTCTTTTAAGAACTCAAATCAAAATCTGTCCATTCAAAATATTCTTTCCGGCAATCATAATAAAAATAAACAAGCGTTTGTAAGGAATATTTGGGTGCTTTTTATTCTTACAGGCCTCATTTTATTAGCAGGATACATTGGATACGCATGGAATAAAAGTAAAATGCGAAAATTGGATCAGCTCGAAACGGAGTTGGCAGAATTAAGAATGCAGGCGAGTCTCGATGATCAAAAGAATAAGATCAGCTTGTTGCTTGAATTAATCCACACAATGGATTCAATGAGGGTTCAAACAAAAGACACTTTTGTATTGCAACAAATGACCAGGCGACTGGTATCATTGAGTTCAACATTTAAAGTACAGAAGCAATGGGATTCTGAAAGCAAATCCTATCGCGAATTGAGTTCGATGCGGGGGATGTTGTTACTTGCTTTTTTAAATTCCGGATTGGACTCTGCTACTTTTCAAAATATAAAAGACCAACTAAGTTTTTCCTATGCGGATCTGAGAAACGCAGATCTGCGCGGCCAAAACTTGCAGG
The genomic region above belongs to Saprospiraceae bacterium and contains:
- a CDS encoding response regulator transcription factor, yielding MIRAILIDDEPRSLKLLVNLIGEYCPQVKLLGIATKVEDAFLLIQNNLPDVIFLDIEMQRETGFDLLNRFSKIQFEIIFTTAFEHYALKAIKFSALDYLLKPIDIEELKLAVAKVEQNGQHQKMNKRLETFMQNMQLAKTDHYQLALPSSDGLNFIQIQDILYLKSDRQYTIFYTKTGEKIVTSKNLGEYEDLLKDFNFFRVHHSSLINLNEAKKYLRGEGGSVIMSNGQEIEVSKRKKEKFLKQFAKK
- a CDS encoding serine hydrolase, giving the protein MKKLFFALFILVLDKSAQAQNFNPDLALKLQNKLNELVAGNPITKGVSAGVYVPGQGMWTGASGVSFAGQALTTDMKLGLASNSKLFTAVVMLVLAEKNIITLEDKLSKWLPTYKNVDPNITIRQLLNHTSGVEDMFSTQAQIDSIFKNPSRKWTPQEVLSWIGPKKFAPGAGFYYSNTNYILAGMVADKATGKHISKLIREYILTPLQMNNTYYDLEEAIPGVIAHRWYNSIDYHDTSLVSLHSAVGAAGSLFSTPSDMLMWYSKLMNGEVINSNSLAQMTDFKSPGNYGLGISKILLAAFNKSVWGHGGNTIGYRTRMIYDPCMKVIACGLSNSNPSGVDGVTAILYQVLFENLPACAGAISGNATVCQGQSFITYTVPAILNATSYIWTLPNGFTGSSSTNSITVKVNNTAVSGKIVVVGKNVYGEGAASTLNITVNPMPLAYITSDGSSNICVGGTMNLTANTTASIYSWNTGATTKTINISKGGTYNLTVTNGFGCKSMPASIVIQVMNVPGIPGNISGNLYSNCMATTVFKINKVANASSYTWATDIAGAVVTKVPNSSDTAASISFPVFSSGSIQVTAKNICGSGKVKNLTVYGIPAAANKIFGKLNPCVGATQNYYIANIPGAIKYHWTVPPGTTIISGATTNVIKVLIGNQGGDITVKVENACGLGLQKKITISTPCQLQPEAIKTASLLSIFPNPFYDIFSIEMNHSFSTTGIVQISDIHSKIIWSKEYAVNEGYNVFSVDMSHLKSGLYTLIYITPENMKSIRIVKNE
- a CDS encoding pentapeptide repeat-containing protein, which encodes MKLNLTTVLVLFLTALLGWFLGFIKIPYLQVKYTFYLGFVAGLVLLTLFLIILNSFKNSNQNLSIQNILSGNHNKNKQAFVRNIWVLFILTGLILLAGYIGYAWNKSKMRKLDQLETELAELRMQASLDDQKNKISLLLELIHTMDSMRVQTKDTFVLQQMTRRLVSLSSTFKVQKQWDSESKSYRELSSMRGMLLLAFLNSGLDSATFQNIKDQLSFSYADLRNADLRGQNLQGIDLSYANLEQANLEGAQLDYALFRGANLIATNLNRTTLVETNFIGAKLNWAKVNEAKMNYARLDSADFSNATICKSNLKYATYINTMMRYALLQDSDMSNGFFISTDFSHANLSKSNLKDPDFRKANLIGTILSNVIIQDDWFQLLSKESNEGVQEIITNYHVIRDSTAVKDSIIVRLEAKFH
- a CDS encoding histidine kinase, with product MSFASLILDLRTLIIGFYGLFIIPVQLLSQVDNASFQHLNIENGLSNNTINSIVQDDEGYIWIATNDGLNKFNGYTSKLFYPNKLDSNNIVNTSLGCSFKDSKGRLWFGANGLILCDPVNESFTTYKYIAGNTRSIPSNDVFCIIEDEHLNIWVGTRSGLVRFDEVQHDFTRFYNDTIGNTYEIYSRNRIIDMVSDRSGNLWLATLAGLYQFSLTGKHFTPFLLNPKQTKSRTANQSKYLCIDQCGTIWINYYESGLYRFDVYSKKYTKVIFSDENMNQAALRMNSIICDSKNNIWIASSFNGLIYRDSKLNVWKHYQHDVFNSKSLAENKLISLYEDRSGMIWVGTASKGVDRIPEVRENFMNFMLQPGKLHSLCENDISCFHEDKNHNLWMGSKSGLMFYNRALNTFKCYKHDIKNSNSLTDNCIYSIDIDSMDNLWIATENGLNYFEPDLNRWTRYPYQEENVNGIASRLVLDVRIRKNGEVWLATAELVCRFVPKSGTFENRHNTPAIENLHHAFYATLFEDRQQSMWVSTTKSGFFKLDDQFNLISSYRKSGGFHANTVHQFEEDSSGTLWMASDMGVYYKKSGEETVRKLKSTNAVLNGDIKSIVLDEDGKFWVGTLSGLVHFTLDQNMNILSLRIFTDKDGLQSKAFNTFAGIRLASGELCFGGINGFNIFNPSTIRYNSFLPPIKFASFKLQNRDTPVADFIGNGTSLNLNYDQNDFSFEMTALNYNNPAKNQFGYQLIGYDKKINYNAGNRMGQYSNVPPGNYQLKILGSNNDGMWNAEGAILNLTIHPPYWKTIWFRIFIVLLIGLSGSVLYSQKIKTIQKQEKEKAEVEKKIAEAKSIALRAQMNPHFIFNSMNSIQHLISESAKEDAHKYLSKFSKLMRLVLENSSKTHITIASETEMLKLYLEMESLRFANKFTYHIQIGDDMDLAEAEIPSMLLHPFVENAVIHGLLNKLEPGHLNISINRQSGQLICIIEDNGIGRAAAGEIKKRKVNAHHSLGLQVTEDRIKMMETITNKKAQIKIEDLKNEDGIPAGTRVVIEMPVEFMS